The candidate division KSB1 bacterium genome includes a region encoding these proteins:
- a CDS encoding DUF2190 domain-containing protein, translated as MHTPTLIKSFPVDAACAPFRVLAIGSGSGALKQATGPGDTLLAVADSLGSNAVNRVDAILDGVAQVEYGGAVAQGDYLTSDLNGKAVAATRHTHAENTAAAYTQNAATAAGEKSAVIGVALVSGVAGDIGSAKLNPALI; from the coding sequence ATGCACACTCCCACTCTCATAAAAAGCTTTCCGGTGGACGCGGCTTGCGCCCCGTTCCGCGTTCTTGCCATCGGCTCCGGCTCTGGCGCTTTAAAACAGGCCACCGGCCCCGGTGACACACTCCTGGCCGTGGCGGACTCGCTTGGCAGCAACGCGGTCAACCGGGTGGACGCGATTTTGGACGGCGTGGCCCAGGTGGAATACGGCGGGGCGGTCGCCCAGGGGGACTACCTCACCTCCGACTTGAACGGCAAGGCCGTGGCCGCCACGAGGCACACCCACGCGGAGAACACCGCCGCCGCCTACACCCAGAACGCCGCCACCGCCGCCGGTGAAAAATCGGCTGTCATCGGCGTGGCGCTGGTCTCCGGCGTGGCCGGCGACATCGGCTCCGCGAAACTCAACCCCGCCCTGATTTAA
- a CDS encoding DUF1320 domain-containing protein, with protein sequence MNYCALADLVTRYGQQDVLARTDRDNDGVADAAVADAAIADASALIDSYLAGRYSVPFTSPPPALTRVACDIAWYLLFSDEKAPDQVKTKYDAAIEFLKAIKSGEISLGAGGVGVAAVADLPKYTDPLRVFTRDTMSDY encoded by the coding sequence ATGAACTATTGCGCGCTCGCCGATCTTGTCACGCGCTACGGCCAGCAGGATGTTCTCGCGCGGACGGACCGCGATAATGACGGCGTGGCGGACGCCGCCGTGGCGGACGCCGCCATTGCCGACGCCTCGGCGCTGATAGATTCATATCTCGCCGGGCGGTACAGTGTGCCGTTCACCTCGCCCCCCCCGGCGCTCACGCGCGTTGCGTGCGATATCGCCTGGTATCTCCTTTTCTCCGATGAAAAAGCGCCAGACCAGGTGAAAACGAAGTACGACGCGGCCATTGAATTTTTAAAGGCCATAAAGTCCGGCGAAATCTCCCTCGGCGCTGGCGGTGTTGGCGTGGCGGCAGTTGCCGACCTTCCCAAATATACAGACCCCCTCCGCGTGTTCACGCGGGACACAATGAGCGATTATTGA
- a CDS encoding phage virion morphogenesis protein produces the protein MSGEPVSLEIKSEAVMASLSRLYETGADMTQVHEDIAAGLLSRVQLTMKNGVSPYGVPYKPLKYRKGGRPLIDSGDLKDSINWQADKNRAVVSTKKEYATTHQFGAVDRVITARNAKALRFFIPGHFRYVPVINTRAVRWKAVDAPIFAKSVKVTIPARPFFPAGDLPDTWRDDVLAIIHNHLAGAANG, from the coding sequence ATGTCCGGCGAACCGGTATCCCTCGAAATAAAGTCCGAAGCGGTGATGGCCTCGCTTTCGCGGCTGTACGAAACCGGCGCGGACATGACACAAGTCCATGAGGATATCGCCGCCGGCTTGCTCTCCCGTGTGCAACTCACCATGAAAAACGGAGTAAGCCCTTACGGAGTTCCCTACAAGCCGCTTAAATACCGCAAAGGTGGCCGCCCACTCATAGACTCCGGGGACTTGAAGGACTCCATCAACTGGCAGGCTGACAAAAATCGCGCGGTGGTGTCCACAAAAAAAGAATACGCCACCACTCACCAGTTCGGCGCGGTGGACAGGGTGATAACGGCGCGCAACGCCAAGGCCCTGCGGTTTTTTATTCCCGGCCATTTCCGCTATGTACCAGTCATAAACACTCGCGCTGTCCGGTGGAAGGCCGTGGACGCTCCCATATTTGCCAAATCCGTAAAAGTCACCATCCCTGCGCGCCCGTTCTTTCCGGCGGGCGATTTGCCGGATACCTGGCGGGATGACGTGCTGGCGATAATCCACAACCATCTCGCCGGTGCGGCCAATGGCTGA
- a CDS encoding phage capsid protein codes for MPGNFPFPIQPQLTAIAIAYKNGAYIADSVLPRTPVGLKAYRYRKYSLGDSFSIPDTSVGRTSRPNQVEFGFTEETGYCMDHALDDPVPQDDIDNAPANYNPLGVSTEFTSNLIELDREARVARLVQDAANYPATNKAALSGTSVFTDPASDPIATIMSAMDSMIVRPNAMVVGRQAWSALIRNAAINKAVNRNVGDKGVARKRDLADLFELSYIFVGESWLNCAKKGQSPTIARVWGPHIVLIYRDVLSGPARGTTFGFTAQFGTRMAGAEAEKNIGMRGGQMVRVGESVDEKICAAEMGYLIQNCA; via the coding sequence ATGCCTGGCAATTTTCCGTTTCCGATCCAGCCCCAGCTCACCGCGATAGCGATAGCTTATAAAAACGGCGCGTACATCGCGGACTCCGTTCTGCCGCGCACCCCGGTGGGGCTGAAGGCCTACCGATACCGCAAGTATTCCCTGGGCGATTCCTTCTCCATCCCGGACACTTCCGTTGGGCGCACCTCGCGGCCAAACCAGGTGGAGTTCGGCTTCACCGAGGAGACCGGCTACTGCATGGATCACGCGCTCGACGATCCGGTGCCGCAGGACGATATAGACAACGCCCCGGCCAACTACAACCCCTTGGGCGTCTCCACGGAGTTCACCTCCAACCTCATTGAGTTGGACAGGGAGGCCCGCGTGGCCAGGCTTGTGCAGGACGCGGCCAATTACCCCGCAACTAACAAGGCGGCCCTTTCCGGGACATCCGTGTTCACCGACCCGGCCTCCGATCCCATCGCCACGATAATGAGCGCGATGGACTCCATGATCGTCAGGCCAAACGCTATGGTCGTCGGGCGCCAGGCGTGGAGCGCCCTTATCCGCAACGCCGCGATCAACAAGGCGGTCAACCGCAACGTGGGGGACAAGGGCGTCGCCCGCAAGCGGGACCTGGCCGACCTGTTCGAGCTGTCGTACATCTTCGTCGGCGAATCGTGGCTCAACTGCGCGAAGAAGGGGCAGTCCCCCACCATCGCCCGCGTGTGGGGCCCGCACATCGTCCTTATCTACCGCGACGTGCTTTCCGGCCCGGCGCGGGGAACAACTTTCGGGTTCACCGCCCAGTTCGGGACGCGAATGGCCGGGGCCGAGGCGGAGAAGAACATCGGCATGAGGGGCGGGCAGATGGTCCGCGTGGGAGAGTCCGTGGACGAAAAAATCTGCGCGGCTGAAATGGGCTATCTCATCCAGAACTGCGCTTGA